CATCACGGTTTTCTCTACCCTGTAGAGCATTGATTAACTCCTCCACCACATCATCTATATATACTAAATTTAGAACTACACCGGGGTCATTTACAGTGATAGGTAGATCACGGGCAATATTATGACAGAATGTAGCAACTGCACTATTGTAATTAGGCCGGCACCATTTACCGAACACATTGGGGAAGCGATAGATGAGCACCCTGGCCCCGGTTTCCCGGCCATAGGTAACCAGCAAATCTTCCCCGGCTTTTTTGCTTTTTCCATAGGGATTATCCAAGGCTGCCTGGGTTGATGAGGCAATCATCACCGGGCAAGCATTGCCATGCTTTTTCAGGTTATCCAGTAATGTTTTTGTAAAACCGAAATTGCCCTCCATAAACTCCGACTGATCCCGGGGGCGATTTACACCGGCCAGGTGAAAGACAAAGTCTGCTGCTTGACAATACTTATCAAGCAGGGCAGGATCAGTATCTCTGGTACACTCAAGAATGTTAGTGTATTTTTGGTTTTTCAGCTCGGCAATAAGATTTTTGCCAATGAAACCCCTGGCACCGGTTATGAGTATTTTCATGATCTCCTCCAGCTTTCTAACTCGTTATTTATATAATCAAGGGACAGTAATTTATCCTTGATCTGCTCTATATTAAGCCTGTAGGTATTATGGGAGTTATACTCCTCTTCCAAAGATAACCGATGGTTTCCTTCTATGAAATATTTATCATAGTTAAGGTCTCTTTTATCAGCGGGTACCCTAAAATATCCACCTAAATCTTCAGCTACTACATATTCCTCTTTGGTAAGCAGTGTCTCATAAAGTTTTTCTCCATGACGAGTACCGATTATTTTAATCTCGTTATCAGCGTTAAATAACT
The Desulfolucanica intricata genome window above contains:
- a CDS encoding capsular polysaccharide biosynthesis protein CapF, with amino-acid sequence MKILITGARGFIGKNLIAELKNQKYTNILECTRDTDPALLDKYCQAADFVFHLAGVNRPRDQSEFMEGNFGFTKTLLDNLKKHGNACPVMIASSTQAALDNPYGKSKKAGEDLLVTYGRETGARVLIYRFPNVFGKWCRPNYNSAVATFCHNIARDLPITVNDPGVVLNLVYIDDVVEELINALQGRENRDGDFCAVPVVHTITLGEIVDLLYSFKKSRQYRSVPNMADEFTRKLYSTYLSYLPKEKFCYPLKMNVDDRGSFTEFIRTPDRGQVSVNISRPGIAKGNHWHHSKNEKFLVVSGTGVIRFRKVDSGEVIEYYVSGDKLEVVDIPPGYTHNIENLGDTDMVTIMWANEPFNPEKPDTYYLEV